gcatgcatggtgtgATTTGATAACATCCATCTGGCCTTGGAATGTATTCTGTCCTACCCTAGTTTTCAACTGCCTGAATGGAAGGAAATTCAGCTTAAGGCTATAGGTAAACACGCATCTCCGCTCTTTCTCTGCTCGAGCTAGACATATCATGTCCAGGAGCAGGACTACGGTCTCTTTCTGGCTTGCCGGAAGGCGGAATCCAAAGCTTTGCTTGAAACATGCGGCTGCAGCTGACAGCGCTCATCATTCTTCGTGgtggcatgcatgcacgcatgagCATCACCGAAAAGAGAAAGGCAGCTGCACTGCCCGGCCAAAGTGGCGTCCCATCCCCTGCTCGAATGGGAGGATTGCAGTTTTGGCCCCTGGTTGCCCCTACAAATAGACCCTGCACGGAACCACCAGCTGCTCCTGGTTCTTGTATTCCTGATACTACTATGATCAGAGATTCAGAGTAGTACATGTCAAGCTGGAGAAATACGTCCATGTATGTGACAATGCAACACGGAGAGATTCTTCTATGTATACATGTGACAATGCACAAATCGGATGTCGTAGGCACGGGACGCATGGATTAGTAACGAGTGGTCCTAACCAGTTCTGAGCAGCCATTCAGATCACAAGAATGGGGCATCTAGTATCTTCCCGCCGTGCGATCGAATCGAACTGCAGGGGCCTGGACAAAAACGCTCCAGTGCTGAGCACTAGGCCTGGATGCTTACGGGCCAGCAGGAACAACACGACTTAGTCTGTTGCACCTCGCAAGAATCAGAGGATCATTGCCATGATGCCTTGAATGGAGCTTGGACAATATGCACTATAGCACCGTCACAAACTCACAACTCGCTACTAGGAGTTAGTCATTTGATGCAAAAAAAGAGGAGGCAACCACATTTACACGTCAGCCGAACAATACTAGCATGCACCTACTAGAGTTCAGATGTCTAAATTCTCGTAATTTTTCAGTCGATGGTGTTAACAGATGTGAACACGGTGCCAGAGAAGAAGAGGCGACGATAGGTTAGAGGAAGGGAAGGGACAGGCCCAAGAAGGGCCATAGGTGTACATTTGTACacctaaattttttttgcaaaaaattctATATATGCAACCCAGTAATCCACGCCCCACCCACCAGCTCACAGCCCATGCCAGCTCCCTACACTCACTCCATGCATACGGTAGTACACGCATGAACGCACAACGCTCGTTGAAACCTAGAACTAGAAGCAACATATGGAGGGTGGCGACAACGGATCTAGCGGAGTACGGTGATGACACGGGGCGGCAGAGGTGGGCCTAGCCCTGGCGCTAGTGGAGCACGGCGCTAGCACGGGCGCCAGCATAGTAGAGGAGCGGATGCTCGCGGGAAACGGGGGCGTGGGTGCCAACAGGGTGGAGGTATGGGTGCGGGTGGGGTAGGGCAGAGCCGAAGGCGGGCCTGGCAAGGCACTGCAACGGATCGGTCGCCAACAGGGCCGAGGCCGTGCGGCGTGTGAGCGTGGCGTCGGTGCGGTGCGGCTAGACTGGCCACGACGGCACAAGCACTGGGCACATAGGTAGATACGGATGGAGGAAGCTAGCCGCTGGCGAGCACGCGGGATGGTTGGCTCGGCCACCTATTGCGCCTTCGCGGGGGTGATGGCAAGGGGCAACGCCAAGGGCAGCTCCACTGGCGCAAAAAAAGATCAGCTCAATCCCTCCCTGCTCGTCACGACCCCATGTGCTGAATTATGTACCATCGAATTTTGGGGCATCAACATAATCATCTGGGATGGAACACTATGGTAGGGAGTAGCTTAGAATTAAATGGTTGCTACATAAATTCAGATGCTTTGCAGGTTAATTTGTTGGTGCTTGTTCCGCGTAGGCATAGGAAAAATTAGGAAACATGAAAAGGGGACAAGAAGGTAGTGTATGGATCTATTTATGCATAGAGCTGACGATTCGATCAAGCAAGAGCCTGCTCTTTTGCTGGAATCTAGGGAAAGAATATACAGAAACCACTTATTtcatttcttaaaaaaaacttcgCTGAAAAGAGCCGAGGGTTTGATCAAAGAGGTTTGATCAAAGAAGAGCTAGACAGGGCGCGATGGTGGCGCGGGCATAAGCAAAGCAGGGCACACGTGGTGGCGTGGCCGAGCACGAGCGCGATGGGTATGTACATCTAAATCGAAAATGCTGGGTCCGCCACTGGGAAAGGGGGTTAGGGTTAGAGTTAGGCTAATTGTGTTGTGCTTAGAGGGATACCCGGTAGTGGTGACGGAGTAGCAAGTGACAACGGCGGCATCAGCGATAAAagagtttgaaaaaaatagttaGCGAGAGAGGAACAACAACGTATCCAATGCATCGCTGTTGCTAAATATAGAGGATGCAGACGGGTGGGGGAGCAAGACTAGGAACGCTAGTCATTGCTGAGAAATTTGATCCGGAGTAACCGTTGTCCTGAGAAAACggttggaggaggaagatgaggtgtAAGCCGTTGGATCTTCATATTATGGTTCAGATTGATCGACTCTAAGGATTCTTATTTTCAATCAACTGAAATTTAGCATCTCCAATACTAGCATGTTTTTGAATATCACTCTAGATTATTTCCTGTGCATAGAGGAAGGTTAAAAGCCAAAAAGGATAGGGAATAAGCAAAAAGAAGCATCAAATGGGCATTATGACCAAAAGGACCAAAGTGCAATAATTAATGGGAGAAAACTTAAAAAGAGAGGCGGACAGCAACAAAAGAATGCGGAGAGAGGAAGGAAAGAAGGGAGACAAAGAAGCTTAAAGAAACGTCCCCTCCATTGTCACATAAACACCCCTCCAGAGCAGCTTAATTGAGTTTCTGAGCACCATTAGTTCTCACCCCGCTCCGCTGCTGCAGATGCCGGTGAGCAGCACCGGCAGCCTCGCTAGCGACGACGATGACCCTTCTGGCGCCCTCAGCAGccaccacctccctctctcctccgccgcggccgccgactGCGGCTGCGGGGGCCGCACCCTCCCGTCCTCGAACAGCGCTGTGGCCGCCACGgacgccgccgcagccgcagccgcctcCCGCCCCgaggcgccggcgccgtcgcACAGGAAGTCGGCGCCCGCGAGCTGCCTCTCCATGTCCAGGAACTCGCCCAGCGATGTCggcgggccgccgccgccgtcgtcgtcccGGCACAGCCGCCACCAGCTCCGGCCGAGGCTGCGaccgcgccgccgctgcctcctccgctgccacacgccgccgccgcgcctccCGTCCCCATCCTCCGGAGCCACGCGCTGCGTCGTCTCCactcccccctcccccgccgGCGCCATCGCCGCCCGCCGCTGCTGCGCGCCGCCGAACGCCGACACGCCCATCAGTGTCCCCAGCGTCGTGCTCCGGTCCCGGAAGAACGACCCCGTCGACTACCAagaaaccaaaccaaacaccaTCGGTTCAAGAAACACGACAAGAATGCAATTGACCACCCAGCCAGGGACCTCGACGGGTACCTCTGTGTCGaggtcggaggaggacggcgaggaGTCGGCAGAGGGGGAGGTCGGGATCATGTCGGCGTCGAGGTCCATTGGCCCCGCCCGCTCCGGCAGAAGCGTGAGCGGACGGGAAGCAAGGCGCGCGAGGGGtcctgctggtggtggtggccacTGGCGAAGACTAGAGAAAGAGAAGGGTTTATAGTCGGCCGTTGGCGAGGCAGTTGGTTGTGGTGCCGTGACGGCGATGTGGTAGAGGTCCAGTGCCGGTCATGTTCCGAGGCACGGACACGGATATTAAAATCTAATACGGATACGGATGTTTGCTtcggcaaaaaaaattatacatgtgATATACAACTCTAACATGAATGGTATAATCCAACTCGAATTTGAATGTACTATTCAATAAACAAATTTAGTCACATGTGTTCATATAAGGTCACGCCCAAGGGAGTCTCTTCGCGGGCGAGATTCCCGTCGCGAAGGGATTCTTATTTCCTTCAGTGCTCTAACGGTTTTCCTGCACGGTTCTCTTCACAATGGGATTTTCAGGGTCATTCCTTTCAGACAAGACACTacgctgttagagatgagagaaaataaagggaataagaACAGAAAAAGGAATcgaaaaggaaacaaaatgaaaggaatatagttagagatgatctaacaCTAGTGCCGGTGGCACCTGTGGCTTTGTTTACTCATCGGCACCTTGTAATCTGCACAAAGTCCTGTGACTGAACAAACTAGCTCCACGGCTAGGATGTGCATACCTTTTTGAGtttcaaaactattttttaagaaagAAATAATACTTATTCCAATCTTAATATAAAGCTATGCACATAGCTATTTATTATTAGATGATTCAAAACCCAACACTCCGGATGGAATAAAAGACAGTCTTTCACGTCTCAACATAGTTAAACAACAATTAAGTATAAAGTCTATTACTAAATTGTTATCTATATTGAGCGTAGACTTTCATCGCTATGGTCTCCGGACGCCAACCAGCATCCCTTATTAGATATCTTTCCTCTTCTTTCTATAGCATAGACCATAATCGGATCCAATACGTAAATAAAGAAGTTTGTGATGTTCTTTTATTAAAAACATTGTCATTTCGACTTAACCATATAGCCTAGCAAAGCGCACTTGCTCCGACCATGATGTGGTATTTAAGTTTTTGACTCAACCCATTAAACCAATCTCTAAAGAGATTGGAAACACTTGTTGGAGGTTTAATACCAAAAGTAGTGTATACCACTTGCCAGATTAATTTAGCAAACTGATAATCAAAAAATAGATGTTGTATAGTCTCTACTGAATTATAATAACAATATTTGATACTACCTTCTCATCGAAgttttgctaaattatctttgGTTAGAATTATTCCATTTAAAAGGAATCACATGAACACTTTGATCTTTAGCGAAAGTTTTAACATCCAAATGTGAGAATTGGCAGGAATGACATATTCACTGATCAATGCTCTGTACATAGACCGGACCGTAAAACATATGTGGTGATGTAGAGACCATCGAAATGTATCATGATTGTCAGCTGAATAAAAACAAGCAAAAGATCAAATCATTCCAAGCTGCTAAATTATTCCCTACAAGAGTTCtacaaaaagaaatatttagGGACCTTTAACATGAAGCCATAAGCTACTCTTGCATTTTTCCTATGTGCAATAAGATACAAAGAGGGGTACTGCTCCTTTAAAGGAGTTTGGCCTAACCAAACATCCTCCCAAAAACATATCTGAGCTCCATTTTGCAATCTAAAAGAGCTAAGCCTCAAAACTTCTTGCTTAACCAATATAAGACTGGTCCAAAATTGTGAATCCCCAGGCTTATTCTCTACTCTGCAATCGTTTTGCTTCTCATATATTTATTTCTTAAGAGATTCCACCAAAGCCCCTCTTCATTAATAAGTTTAAATAGCCACCTGCTACACAGGCATTTATTTTGCAACTCTAAGTTTAGGATTTTCAATCCTCGTTGATCTTTAGGTGTGCAAAGAATGCTTAATTTCTCTAGTCTATACCTCTTTTTATGCCTATCACTTTGCCAAAAGAAACATGATCGATAGTAATCTAATTTCTTTAGGATTTCTTTAGGCActtcaaagaaagaaaacataaaTATAGCCAGACAGCTTAAAACCGAGTTCACAAGAACTAAACGACCCCCGTAAGATAAAACCTTTCGTTTCCGACAGCTCAACTTTCGTTGGAATCTCTCCTCTACTTCATTCCAATCTCTATTGAACAATTTCCTATGGTGCATAGGAATGCCAAAGTATCCGAAAGGAAAAGTTCCAGACTGGCATCCAAAAATTTATGAATAAGCAGCTTCACAATCTTTAGCATTCCATAACAAAATAATTCACTTTTATGAAAATTAATCTTTAAACTTGATAAATGCTCAAAAGCACAAAGCAACAGTTTTATGTTTTTAGCTTGAtctaaattatgatccataaaaaTGATTGTATCGTCAACGTACTGTAAGATTGAGAGCCCATTTTCAACAAGGTTAGGAATGACTCATGTGACTTGGCCCTCCTCTTTAGCTCATTCAATGAGAATGACCAACATATCCACAACCACATTGAACAAGTTTGGAGAGAGGGGATCACTTTGCCTTAAACATTTTTGGTATGAAAGTAATGCCCTATATCATCGTTGACTTTCACCCCCACGCTATCTCCACGTACCACCTGATCTATCCATTCGTACTATTTAGGAGAGAAACCCTTCATATGTAAAGTCTATTGTAAAAACTCTCATTTTACCTTTTTGTAAGCTAATCTAGTTTAAGAATAATACCATCTAAATTTTTCTTATGCATCTCATGAAGAGTTTTATGTAAGACGACCACTCCTTCCATAATATTACGACCATGAAGAAAGGTTGTTTGCGTTGGTCTAATAATTTTTTGAACCACTAGATTAACTCTGTTTATCAAAACTTTGGTAAAGATTTTAAAACTAACATTCAACAAGCAAATAGGCCGATATTGCTGAATTTGAAAGGATTCAACTCGTTTTGGTAGCAAGGTGATAATACCAAAATTTAATCTAAAAAGAGGAAAATCACTGGAATGAAGCCCAACAAACAACGCCATCAAGTCTCCCTTGATGAGTTCCCTGATAAAACTCAGGGCTAAGTGCTTTATTCGGCTCCATTTGGAAAATTACTTCTTTTTTGATGAACGGTGTAGATAACAAGCTATTTTCGAAGTATGAAACTTGAGGAATATCATCTCGGCGTGTTTCGTCCATAAAGAACTGATCCTCCTCGGATAGACCAAACAAACCTTTATAATACTTAGTAATGTATTTCTTCAAATTCTCAGTACCCTCTATTACCCCTATATTTGTTCCAGCTTGAAAATTCTAGTTTTCCTATGACCTCCATTGGCTACCAAATGGAAGAATTTAGTATTATCATCCCCTAGAAGCAACTTATTTGCTTTATATCACTGTAGCAACTTAATCTCCTCTTCCCTCAACAACTTTGATAATCTTTCTTTGAGCTGATTTTTAAGTTCCATCTCTTGTGGATGCAATGGTGTAAATTTTGCTTTCTTGTCTAATTCATCAATTTTGTTGAGAAGCTCTCCCTTCTCCTTTCTATAAGAACCTAAGTGGTTTTTAGCCCAACCTCTCAAGTACCGTCTCAACTTTCTAATCTTAGCCTGCTAACGCTCTAAAGGATTGCTTCCTTTATTTTCCTTCCTCCACACCTCTGCTACCAAATCACTAAAATCATCTATAGCTAACCAGCTTAATTCGAACTTGAACATCGgctgattagtgctaatagtcGGTTCTCCTGTGTTTAAATGAAGAGGTGTATAATCAGATATTTCCCTAGTTAGAGCTTGCACTGTTGTCAAAGGATACTTTTACTCCCATTCTATACTAGTTAAAATACAATCTAGCTTCTCAAAAGTGGGCATATCTCTGTCATTTGACCAAGTAATTTACAACCAGATAGATCAAATTCCCTCAAGTCCAGACCATTAATTATGGTATTGAACAAGAAAGAATATCTACCATCAAAATTGTCGTTGCTATTTTTAGAAGGGTTTCTTATTATGTTGAAATCCCCACCCAAAAGTATTGCCAACTTATCAAAACTACAAGAGTGCACCATCTCGGTCAAGAAGGTCTCCTTGTATTTTGGTTGAGCTGCACCATATACAGCCACCAGGACCCAAAGAAAACCATCAACTTTGTTTCGAAGTGTAAACTTAATGTAAACATCACCAAAAGATATAGCACCAATATAAAAAAAGCTAGATTAACTCCTAAAAGAATATCTCCTGATCTACCCCTAGATTTTGTCCAATGCCAAAAAAATCTCTTCCCTCACAAAAAGCATCAAGACAATCACCTTAAAAATGCTTTCTGTTAGTTTCAAGAATTGCAGTGAAATCTAGATGATCCTCTCTAGAAGTATCTCGCAAGAATCAATATTTAGTTAGGTCTCTAAGACCTATACTATTCCAGAAGATTCCTTTCATTTATACATTACAAGTTTTTTGGTAGCATTCTTTCTACCTAACTTTTTCCCTTTCAAAGACTTACTCGTGTTCTTTATAGGGATTTCAGCAGAATCACTACTTAACATATCCACATGCTCATCCATAACCTCTTCCGTTAAACCACCAcaaagatggccaagaagaaggTTATCAAAGTCACAATCTTCGTCATATAAGACTTCTTCTTCTACATTTTTACTTAGCTTATCAAGTTTCTGTGGCGTAGAAATAACCTAGACTCCTCACCCCCTTAATAAGCGCAACTGATTCATCGATATTGTGCCCCAAGAACACCCCAATATTTCGAATATTATCGGTTATTCGCTTATCAGAGTAAGAACGGATAGAGTTGGATTTCATACCCTCATCAAGTTCCAAGTTCCTTTTAGCCACCAAGCGGGCAGCACATTGCACCGTATCTTCATCCACTATTCCTGCTCTTTGCTTGCTGCGTTTGAGCAGCGTAGACATTGGGCTCACAAGCGTCGTGGAAGCATTGGAACTTCTGGAGCTGACCGTGCCTGACTCGCTAGCTAAGGCCTATTGCCCAGGAAGCAAGCCAGACCCTTCGGCACGCTTCATTGAGTGATCTATCTTCTCAGCAGAGCAGGACGTAGCACCTTCAAGAGCCTGACTACTGACCAACACTGGCTGATCCGAGGCTTCCACGGTTGGACCATCAGCCGGAGCAGCGCCCCCTTGCAGACGTGTGCAAACCCCCCCTATGAACTAGATGGACTCGCCAGGAGAGAAAAGTCACCAGGGAATGGCTCTTTAATATCTTAAGATTGCCCAAATTCTGTGGAGGCTGCACGCAACACACCCACCTCCTTATCCTGCTCAAATGGCTGCACCGGTTGAGCATAAAGGCAAAAGTCCTGCAAAACCGAGTTAGCTTTCATACAAAACCTTGCCGCCTGCTCCTCCAGAATGCCATGCACCTCAGCTGACACCACCTCTTCTAACATCACTTGCTCCTCTCCCTCCACAAGGACTTTATCAACACATTCACCCAATATCTTCTCCACAGCCATATCTAGGATTTCATCTACTTTGCATTGAACAATCAAATGCATATTGTGAGCTGATGAAGAGTTA
The sequence above is drawn from the Phragmites australis chromosome 10, lpPhrAust1.1, whole genome shotgun sequence genome and encodes:
- the LOC133930505 gene encoding uncharacterized protein At3g17950-like isoform X2, with translation MDLDADMIPTSPSADSSPSSSDLDTESTGSFFRDRSTTLGTLMGVSAFGGAQQRRAAMAPAGEGGVETTQRVAPEDGDGRRGGGVWQRRRQRRRGRSLGRSWWRLCRDDDGGGGPPTSLGEFLDMERQLAGADFLCDGAGASGREAAAAAAASVAATALFEDGRVRPPQPQSAAAAEERGRWWLLRAPEGSSSSLARLPVLLTGICSSGAG
- the LOC133930505 gene encoding uncharacterized protein At3g17950-like isoform X1 translates to MDLDADMIPTSPSADSSPSSSDLDTESTGSFFRDRSTTLGTLMGVSAFGGAQQRRAAMAPAGEGGVETTQRVAPEDGDGRRGGGVWQRRRQRRRGRSLGRSWWRLCRDDDGGGGPPTSLGEFLDMERQLAGADFLCDGAGASGREAAAAAAASVAATALFEDGRVRPPQPQSAAAAEERGRWWLLRAPEGSSSSLARLPVLLTGICSSGAGKGSAPTTSTSSSQYNRAATGRISPSQDRTHKS